TTCATCCTCCAAAATCCATCTGACTAACACCCTTacccacaaaaaaaaagtctgccCCAGCTGCGCCAACGTCCTAACCGTCTCGGCCATGGAGACGGGGAAGAACCGACTTGAGTGCCGAACGTGCCCGTACGAGTTCGCCATCAACGAGCCCCTCTTCAGCCGCAAGGAGTTTGCGCGCAAGGAGCGCGAGGACGTCTTTGGCGGGCCCGGCGCGTGGGACAATGCGCAAAAGGGTCGCGTGCAGTGCCCCGCCGACAACTGCGAcggcgaggaggccgccttCTTCCAGGTCCAGATCCGCAGTGCTGATGAGCCGATGACGAGCTTTTACAAGGTGAGTTTTGTTTCGTTGTGTCCTTTGATGATTTTTATTCGGCTGTGCGCTTTAGTTTCTATTACAAAGAAAGCGCCACCATGACATCGCATGACGGGTGTCTCAAGCATGTGCTAACTTGGTGCCCTTTTGGGGCTTCGTAGTGCATGACTTGTGGCCACAGATGGCGTGAGAACTGACAGATCGTGGCCTGTGGTTGTTTTCGTATTTTCGGTCTTTTTGCGATGGAGTGGTGGAGAGCCGCATGGCGGTCTCGTTGCTTTCGGATCTGGTAATTACGGCGAAATGGCGTTCGCAGCGGAGGCGTTTGGCTGGCTTTAATATCGTGGCTTTCGATGTGTGCAGATTTGTTGCGCCCTGGGCTGGGCGAACTTTTGTCGTCCCCCAATGATCCCAATAGTTCCTGTCCCTATATCTCAAAACTCCGAGGCCTTTGCTAGTGATGTGACACACTCCCAACGTTTCCGCGTCTTTCAAGGCTTCTTGTCCTCCATGTGCCACTCGACGGCGGCCCGCATCCCCTGCTCGACTAGCGCATTGACCAGCTCCGGCATGATGATATCCTGCCTAAACTTCTCCTGCTGCAGCAGCTTGAGACTGCGCAGTGTAGGTCCGGGATAGGTCAGGTACTTGACGTAGGGCGGGCGGGTCCAGTACTGCAGGTAGTCGAGGTAGGCGACGAAGGCGGGTTGGGAGAGCACCTTGTTCACGGCCAGGTGGTTCAGGTAGATGGGGTTGCCGAGGGCCTGCACAAACTCAAGCTCGATCTCGAAGCGCGTGTGGCCGCCGTACTTGGGCTCATCGGCTGTGGAGGACGGGGCGGGCGGGGGATCCGAGGTGGTGGCTGAGGTCGGCGGCACGATGTCGGACATTGTTGTTTGGGATTGAGCAGTCAGTTGTCTGCAGGTTTGATAATTATGTAAATTTTCTAGAGAACAAGCTTTGCTGTAAGAAAATGAATTG
Above is a genomic segment from Pyricularia oryzae 70-15 chromosome 7, whole genome shotgun sequence containing:
- a CDS encoding DNA-directed RNA polymerase III subunit RPC10; protein product: MLLFCPSCANVLTVSAMETGKNRLECRTCPYEFAINEPLFSRKEFARKEREDVFGGPGAWDNAQKGRVQCPADNCDGEEAAFFQVQIRSADEPMTSFYKCMTCGHRWREN